The following proteins are encoded in a genomic region of Musa acuminata AAA Group cultivar baxijiao chromosome BXJ2-11, Cavendish_Baxijiao_AAA, whole genome shotgun sequence:
- the LOC135627250 gene encoding uncharacterized protein LOC135627250 isoform X1 — translation MEATRTSNRSLPIRVENPFSLKVAQVFTGFGIGCGVGIGIGRPIYLGAIPAVQQVLTAARGATDAFSGVGRHVNGSLKKLGLKNIEVGIGCGVGIGHGFGVGIALKPGVVNRIQNCFGEVMGKIMMNLGSIPGLSSVQGIIPSPGQNSINLLNGTPVGNAQVSTLRYSTYDERPAEEATNISHASKETLSEKSVTNRTEKVINNFMQDPLFKDAEVKLSEVAGDLRLENNVLQMLLKHQQVIEELIEENQILRQILAEDFKVPLSKLQAKKDNRRKAYYPCSDCFECRRRRRSAR, via the exons ATGGAAGCTACGCGTACTTCCAATAGGAGTCTACCGATCCGGGTGGAGAACCCCTTCTCCCTCAAGGTTGCGCAGGTCTTCACGGGGTTCGGCATAGGCTGCGGGGTCGGCATCGGCATCGGGCGACCCATATATCTAG GTGCAATACCAGCAGTTCAGCAAGTCTTGACTGCTGCTAGAGGTGCCACTGATGCTTTTTCTGGTGTTGGCAGACATGTTAATGGTTCT CTGAAGAAATTGGGATTGAAGAACATCGAAGTTGGTATCGGATGTGGCGTGGGTATAGGCCATGGTTTTGGTGTAG GAATTGCCTTGAAGCCTGGTGTGGTTAACCGGATCCAGAATTGTTTTGGG GAAGTCATGGGGAAGATCATGATGAATCTAGGAAGTATACCTGGCTTATCTTCTGTCCAAGGTATCATCCCAAGTCCTGGTCAAAACAGCATCAATCTGCTAAATGGAACTCCTGTTGGAAATGCGCAAGTCAGCACCCTTAGATATTCAACGTATGATGAAAGACCTGCTGAAGAAGCTACTAATATTTCTCACGCATCAAAAGAGACACTATCAGAAAAGTCAGTTACAAATCGAACTGAAAAAGTTATCAACAATTTCATGCAGGATCCACTTTTCAAGGATGCTGAGGTCAAACTTAGTGAAGTG GCTGGAGATTTGCGCTTAGAAAATAATGTACTTCAAATG CTGCTGAAGCACCAGCAAGTTATCGAAGAATTGATCGAGGAGAACCAGATCCTACGACAAATACTTGCGGAGGACTTTAAAGTTCCATTGTCCAAGCTTCAAGCCAAGAAAGACAATAGAAGAAAAGCCTATTACCCATGTTCTGACTGTTTCGAGTGCCGTAGAAGAAGAAGATCAGCAAGATGA
- the LOC135626583 gene encoding GTP-binding protein YPTM2-like: MNPEYDYLFKLLLIGDSGVGKSCLLLRFADDSYLESYISTIGVDFKIRTVEQDGKTIKLQIWDTAGQERFRTITSSYYRGAHGIIVVYDVTDQESFNNVKQWLNEIDRYASDSVNKLLVGNKCDLTANKVVSYETAKAFADEIGIPFMEASAKNATNVEQAFMAMTGAIKNRMASQPALNSAKPPTVQIRGQPVNQKSTCCSS; this comes from the exons ATGAATCCGGAGTA TGACTATCTATTCAAACTTTTGCTTATTGGGGATTCGGGTGTTGGAAAATCATGCCTCCTCttaagatttgca GATGATTCTTACCTGGAAAGTTACATTAGCACCATTGGAGTTGATTTT AAAATTCGGACTGTCGAGCAGGATGGGAAGACCATTAAGCTTCAAATC TGGGATACTGCTGGGCAAGAGCGTTTCAGAACAATTACAAGTAGCTACTACCGAGGTGCCCATGGTATCATT GTGGTCTATGATGTGACAGACCAGGAGAGCTTCAACAACGTGAAGCAGTGGCTAAATGAGATTGATCGTTACGCGAGTGACAGTGTGAATAAGCTTTTGGTTGGGAACAAGTGTGATCTTACTGCAAACAAAGTTGTCTCTTACGAGACAGCTAAG GCTTTTGCTGATGAAATCGGTATCCCTTTTATGGAAGCTAGTGCAAAAAATGCAACTAATGTTGAGCAAGCATTTATGGCCATGACCGGTGCCATAAAGAACAG GATGGCCAGCCAACCAGCTCTTAACAGTGCCAAGCCACCAACAGTGCAAATACGTGGACAACCTGTCAACCAAAAGAGTACATGCTGCTCGTCTTAA
- the LOC135627250 gene encoding uncharacterized protein LOC135627250 isoform X2 has translation MEATRTSNRSLPIRVENPFSLKVAQVFTGFGIGCGVGIGIGRPIYLGAIPAVQQVLTAARGATDAFSGVGRHVNGSLKKLGLKNIEVGIGCGVGIGHGFGVGIALKPGVVNRIQNCFGEVMGKIMMNLGSIPGLSSVQGIIPSPGQNSINLLNGTPVGNAQVSTLRYSTYDERPAEEATNISHASKETLSEKSVTNRTEKVINNFMQDPLFKDAEVKLSEVVHEQFRYCSQLILLIFELEICA, from the exons ATGGAAGCTACGCGTACTTCCAATAGGAGTCTACCGATCCGGGTGGAGAACCCCTTCTCCCTCAAGGTTGCGCAGGTCTTCACGGGGTTCGGCATAGGCTGCGGGGTCGGCATCGGCATCGGGCGACCCATATATCTAG GTGCAATACCAGCAGTTCAGCAAGTCTTGACTGCTGCTAGAGGTGCCACTGATGCTTTTTCTGGTGTTGGCAGACATGTTAATGGTTCT CTGAAGAAATTGGGATTGAAGAACATCGAAGTTGGTATCGGATGTGGCGTGGGTATAGGCCATGGTTTTGGTGTAG GAATTGCCTTGAAGCCTGGTGTGGTTAACCGGATCCAGAATTGTTTTGGG GAAGTCATGGGGAAGATCATGATGAATCTAGGAAGTATACCTGGCTTATCTTCTGTCCAAGGTATCATCCCAAGTCCTGGTCAAAACAGCATCAATCTGCTAAATGGAACTCCTGTTGGAAATGCGCAAGTCAGCACCCTTAGATATTCAACGTATGATGAAAGACCTGCTGAAGAAGCTACTAATATTTCTCACGCATCAAAAGAGACACTATCAGAAAAGTCAGTTACAAATCGAACTGAAAAAGTTATCAACAATTTCATGCAGGATCCACTTTTCAAGGATGCTGAGGTCAAACTTAGTGAAGTGGTACACGAGCAATTTAGATACTGCAGTCAACTTATACTACTGATTTTTGA GCTGGAGATTTGCGCTTAG